One stretch of Deinococcus ficus DNA includes these proteins:
- a CDS encoding ABC transporter substrate-binding protein, producing MRRAALLTAALWGAGASAQSVTVPHLMGQTTLAHVPKRIVVLEFSFMDALAKLGVRPVGIAADGDKADVVLPHLKKYYPAGSVTLVGNRHAPSLEKILALKPDLIIADENDHKTLYPQLQKIAPTLLFRSYRGSYQDQIEQFSLISRLVRKEALGRTFLARHTALLSRARATSRPAAGRVVVGVLAPTGFFVHSDQSYVGSLLEVLGRTNPSLNRDGQTQYAVSMEGLLALNPDTLIVLYNPEDEAVYRKFAADPVVKRLPAARANRIHTFNRDDWAKGRGIIGLEGILNDMVASRVLSGEPSRVPWTR from the coding sequence GTGAGGCGCGCCGCCCTGCTGACCGCCGCCCTGTGGGGCGCGGGCGCCTCGGCGCAGAGCGTCACGGTGCCCCACCTGATGGGCCAGACGACCCTGGCCCACGTCCCGAAGCGGATCGTGGTGCTGGAGTTCAGCTTCATGGACGCCCTGGCGAAACTGGGCGTCCGGCCCGTCGGGATCGCCGCCGACGGCGACAAGGCCGACGTGGTCCTGCCGCACCTGAAGAAGTACTACCCGGCTGGGAGCGTCACCCTGGTCGGCAACCGGCACGCGCCCAGCCTGGAGAAGATCCTGGCGCTGAAACCCGACCTGATCATCGCCGACGAGAACGACCACAAGACGCTGTACCCGCAACTGCAGAAGATCGCCCCCACCTTGCTGTTCCGCTCGTACCGCGGCAGCTACCAGGACCAGATCGAGCAGTTCAGCCTGATCAGCCGCCTGGTGCGCAAGGAGGCCCTGGGCCGGACCTTCCTGGCCCGCCACACGGCGCTGCTCAGCCGGGCGCGCGCCACCAGCAGGCCCGCCGCGGGGCGGGTGGTGGTGGGCGTGCTGGCCCCCACCGGGTTCTTCGTGCACAGCGACCAGAGTTACGTGGGCAGCCTGCTGGAGGTGCTGGGCCGCACCAATCCCAGCCTGAACCGCGACGGGCAGACCCAGTACGCCGTGAGCATGGAAGGCCTGCTCGCCCTGAACCCGGACACCCTGATCGTGCTGTACAACCCCGAGGACGAGGCCGTGTACCGCAAGTTCGCCGCCGACCCGGTCGTGAAGCGCCTCCCGGCCGCCCGCGCCAACCGCATCCACACCTTCAACCGGGACGACTGGGCGAAAGGCCGCGGGATCATCGGGCTGGAAGGCATCCTGAACGACATGGTCGCCAGCCGCGTGCTGAGCGGTGAACCCAGCCGGGTACCATGGACCCGATGA